Below is a genomic region from Spirosoma radiotolerans.
AAGCTATCATAAACTCCGTCGATCAATTCGACATCTTCCCGAAGCTGGGCCGCATCGCGTACGCCAACTTTGGTATCGAGCAAATCATCGGCCAGGTCGATAGGCAGCACGTCAGCCTCAACTTTCGTTTTGTTGGCTTTAAAGAAATATAACTTTTTCTCGATCAGGCTGTAGACGCCTTTGAAATCGGAGCCCATGTTAACGGGCCACGTCATTGGCCGAACGCGAATGCTTAGCTTTTCCTCCAGCTCGTCCAGCAGATCGAATGGGTTTTGGCCCTCGCGATCAAGTTTATTGATGAAAATAATTACCGGCGTATCGCGCATGCGGCAAACCTCCATCAATCGTTCGGTTTGTTCCTCTACGCCTTTCACGCAGTCAATCACCAGAATAACACTGTCGACAGCCGTAAGTGTCCGATAGGTATCTTCCGCAAAATCTTTGTGTCCAGGTGTATCGAGGATATTAATTTTCAGATTATTATACTCGAACGTCATCACGGAGGTAGCTACTGAGATACCCCGTTGCTTTTCAATCTCCATAAAATCGGACGTTGCCGTCTTCTTGATTTTATTGGATTTGACAGCGCCAGCCGTTTGAATAGCCCCCCCGAAGAGCAGCAGTTTTTCAGTCAACGTCGTCTTACCAGCATCGGGGTGACTGATGATGGCGAACGTCCGTCGACGGGCCGTTTCGGCCTGTATATTCGTTTGCATTATTCTCAGAATCAAAGTACAAAGATACGGATTCAATGATGAATTATAAATGATGAGTGATGAATAAGCTTATGGAAGGGCTTCGACATTCTTCATTTATAACTCATCATTCTTCATCCTATAAAAACGCCCACAGCAGCAATGCCCAGCCTGCAATCATACCCAGCCCGCCAAGTGGTGTGATGGCGCCGAGCCAAGTAATGCCCGTGAAGCACAATACATAAAGTGAGCCCGAAAAAACGAGCACACCACCCAGGAACGAGTAACCCGACCAGCTGAGCAACTTCACCAGAGTAGGATTGCTCCCAAACAGGTGCAACAGTATACCGACCAGAATGAGCGCAACGGCATGGTAAAACTGGTATTTAACGGCGGTTTCAAAGGTAGCTGCCCGCCCTGACGCGTCGAGCATAGCCCGCAAAGCATGCGCGCCAAAAGCACCAAGGGCTACGCCCAGCAGGCCAAGAACGGCCCCGGATTGAATGAAGAATTTCATCTTGTCTGAACCGACGGGCGGCCCCGCAGGATTTATTTGATTGATTTAAAAATTACTCGATACGACTTGGTTGCAGCTAGTTGACAGCCTGAAGCTGTTTAGGTTTTTTCGAGTGTTTTTGTCATCCCTCCTGCCGCACCGGCGGACTGGTCGGGATGACAAAAACACGGCTGGTTTTTACAACACATCTTGTGTAAAGTAGAAATCCTAAACTGCCATCCTGATTGACTCCGCGCAGCTTCGGGGCGACGAAACCATCTAGTTCAGACACGGCTCCCAAAAATAGCACTGCCAACCCGGACCATCGTACTACCTTCCTCCACAGCAATCCGGTAATCACCACTCATTCCCATCGATAGCTCCTGAAAGTGAATCATGGGCCGCTGAATTTTTCCCAGTTGATCGTACAGCGACTTTAACCCCCGAAACTCCCGGCGAATTTGCGACGCATCCTCTGTGTTGGTGGCCAGACCCATCAACCCCACGATACGCACATGGGGCAGGGCGTCTAACTCAGGTGCCATGAGCAACGCATCAGCTTCTTCGGGCGAGAGGCCAAATTTGGTTTCTTCGTCGGCGATGTAAATCTGAAGAAGGCAGTCAATCACCCGGTTGTATTTGGCGGCCTGCTTGTTCACTTCCTGCAAGAGCTTCAGGCTATCGACCGAATGAATCATCGTTACAAACGACGCTATATACTTCACTTTATTGCTCTGTAAATGCCCAATCAGGTGCCACTCGATATCGGGGGGTAACTGCGGGTATTTATCGGCCATTTCCTGCACTTTATTTTCGCCAAATCGCCGACAACCAGCCTCATATGCTTCGCGAAGCAAATCGACAGGCTTCGTTTTAGTCACAGCAATCAGCTTAGCTTTATTCTGTAATTCACTCTCAATCAGGCGAATTGAATCAGCAATCATACTATCTTACGGGGTTGTCTTATACCAACGGTTTGTTAATATTGTGCAAATATAGGTTTGATAACTGCGTTGGAAGACGTAGTTTTTGGCCATAAATCAGTTAATGGAGACAATAAACAACTCTTTGGCTTAGTTTTGGTAAGGATTTCACCCTTTACTCTTCAGTCTAACCTATGACCCCAATGGAACCCAGACCACAACCTCAGAATAACAGTCGTAGCTACTTATTGGCTGCCTTATTAATTCTGGCTGCTCTTAATGTACTGCTATTGTACTTCTATTACCAGGAGCGGCAGGATAACAAAACCAAAGATGCCACTATTGCTGCAAAGACCGAAGAAGTCCTTATTGCGAAAACAAAACTTGATTCAATTTCAGCACAACTTGACACGAAAATTGCCGAAATCCAACGATTAGGAGGAAGTGTCGATTCCCTCATGAAAGTAAAG
It encodes:
- a CDS encoding DUF423 domain-containing protein — protein: MKFFIQSGAVLGLLGVALGAFGAHALRAMLDASGRAATFETAVKYQFYHAVALILVGILLHLFGSNPTLVKLLSWSGYSFLGGVLVFSGSLYVLCFTGITWLGAITPLGGLGMIAGWALLLWAFL
- a CDS encoding YggS family pyridoxal phosphate-dependent enzyme, which codes for MIADSIRLIESELQNKAKLIAVTKTKPVDLLREAYEAGCRRFGENKVQEMADKYPQLPPDIEWHLIGHLQSNKVKYIASFVTMIHSVDSLKLLQEVNKQAAKYNRVIDCLLQIYIADEETKFGLSPEEADALLMAPELDALPHVRIVGLMGLATNTEDASQIRREFRGLKSLYDQLGKIQRPMIHFQELSMGMSGDYRIAVEEGSTMVRVGSAIFGSRV